The genomic stretch TTCGCCTTACTATTCAACAGGCACAGACAGTACTACAATAAGAGGGACCTGCTGTCAACACTGGAGGAGCTTTCGAGCAAGGTTAATGATTTGAAAAAGGATATTGAGGCTGAAGTGAAGACGATATTTATGTACGAGAAGGTTAACTCCAAGTACTATCCCCTTTCCAAGGATTCGTCGCTGCTTGGCGTCACTGAAAATGAAACTGATCTCACTATTCTCTACATAAGGGACAAGTTGGAGGCCTCCAGCACCACCATATCGCAATCAAAGAAGAGGATCGTTAGGATGTATTTGGAGTTTGCCGTCAAGCTGTTCATGTGCTTAAAGCTGTTAAATGAGAACATTCACTCCACTTCGTCGGCTATAAACTCTGAGGTCACTAGGGAGCTGGTCCCGCTGAAAACGGAGAGCAACAATGACATTCGGTGCTGCAACATTGAGCCCACTAAGGTGTCCCTCTTTAAACTACTCTCCCTTTCTTATCACAAATTCTCCCTTGAAATTCAAAAGGAGAGTACTTTCCAGGATCTCAGTAAAATGATGACATTAGTGAAGGAGACTTTGGACGACGCAGTCTCCGAGGGAGTTACTGAGTTCTCCTTTGACGACCAGCTTGTGAAACTATACTCTATTTTAGACACGGATTCTGCATCCGCTACTTAAATACTTAAACTTACAGTAGAGCTATTTATTATAccttaatatttaactagTAAATCTACTACGTGCCTGCACTACTTATATTAGCACATATCACTGCTTCATGCCATATTAGTACGTGTCTGTGTGTTTGTGACTACATTTGGTCACTGTtgaattatataaacattgCGTGCTTTATTTCAGAGGTACAAGATAGCATTTGAATCCGAACCTTTCCAGTctacattattttacatcgTACACACAACAAAAGTAAAGAATTGTGCTAAAATACACCTAGTCAATACCGAtttccatttatttatattgtttacatttatttatattgcTTCCGTTAAtttccatttatttatattgtttccatttatttccatttatttatattgcTTCCGTTAAtttccatttatttacaGATTTTCTGGGCACTTCCAACTGTAAATCACAACAGTTTCTAATTATTTTCAATAGTCTTCagtatttatatcatttaatCCCAATTCTTCATTTTGCTCGTGTGTTCTTTCGTATATTACATAGCTTAAATTACTGTCCACTTGCATCTCCTTTCGCATATTTTGCGATATCTCTTTAACACCTCCTTCCTTACTGTCTCCCAATTCATCAACTTCCGTTTCTGATACTGTGTTCAGTGatgatataaatgaatTGTCCGTTGGATCatccagcagcagcgtaAACTTACACCCTTCTGTCAGTGCGTTCAACTCTTCTATTCTCTCCTTTATTTCTGTGTTTGTGTTCGAGACTGAGTCTCCTATAAGGAATGGGTACGAGGACTCTAAGCTTTCCACTatcttctttattattccTTCCACGCTCGTGAACACGCTCCCTATGGTTCCTACAGATAACCGTTGCTAGAAACCTTTTCTTTACCTGGCGTCATTTCAAAATCCAGCTGTTCTATTCTTATTGAGGCCGTCTCCGATATTATGACGTCTCTGTTCAAGTCTCTATCGGTTTCCACCCTAAGCTTCCACAGTTTCCCGTGATCCTTATAGCCTCCTCCCGGCTTCAACTCATTCGTCTTCGATCCGCAGAATTCACATATAAACGACATGATTATACAGTTTCCGAACCCTGGCACCACTAAACATCCTCTGTATCTCACAATCTAACCACACTAACTAAACAACCTAGTACATCCGTTACTAAATACACTTGCTCTTCACTTACCAACTTGacatatttgatttatccCCTGCTTACCGCAGTTTGGACAATCCACAGTCAAACACaaattttccttttcaacatcttcatcttccagTGATTTATTCAGATCCCACTCTCTCCTCTTGTTCacttcagcttctgctTGCGATTCTTCCTTATCTAGTTGCTGTTCATTGTACAAATATCCCATTTCCTACATTTACATTCGCCTCAACTCAACATCCACgtgtatacatatgtatatacacgCATGGACACACAAAAGCATatgtacaaatacacatttacatatacacacacataatTAATTGCCTATACTTTACCTTAAGTTGCTGATTTGTTcttgtatatttacttgttaCTACTTTAACGTTCTCGTTCTCCTCTATGTAACTATTACCACTGGGATCATCAATCTCTATGTTGAACTCCTACTCGTTATTCATTACTCTGTTTACTTAATTACTTAATACCTAACTTAACTATCTCTTTTATCTCCACCAACCTCTTGTCCCTGGGAATATTGCAGCAATTTATCCTTTATTTGCGTCAATTGGCCTATGTATTCGCTCGCCGGTTTCAACTCTCCTGTGCTCAACTCTACTTTCAGGTGATCGTTTCTCACTAGCTCTTCACACACTGATCTTATGTGCTCGTCGAGATTGTTCGTTACGTTTACGATAAGTCCTTCCagtgttgttattattcCCTTTCTATCTATTTTCGGTATCTCAAAGTCAATATCGGCTAAAAAAGCGTCATTTTCACCCTTTAAATTCCTATATTTATACTCCTATATTCTTACTTAGTTTAATAGACGATGTGTTCGATATTACaatttgattatttaaGCCCTAAATCCACCATTAACTTCAATCTAGGGGAACCTATTCGACTAACACTCAATTATCTACTACTTACTCTTAAATtgttaactttaatttGAAACTTGACTCCATAATCTCTGAGTGATGCTGCGTTCTGTATTTCATTGTCCTTGTATGGGCATTCTTTACACTCAAACGACATAACAACGATATctacaaatttttattataacacACTCAATGGAATCTCAGCAATACACGTTGTTCTGGTGTTTAAACTGACCATTAAAGTGTGGAATCTTTGTTAGAAGCATTCTCGTTATTCCCTTTCCTCCGCAACTGATACAGGCTGATTCAATTTCAGCCTGATCTGTACCCAGTTCCAAAACATCTGAGGCACTTTCTGACGTATACATTGATTTGTTGTCGGATTTAAGGTCCATTTTCAAACGTGCTTAACACAAACTCAAACATTTATCTAGAAGTGTTTTAATCACGAATCTAGGCACCAATATactacataaatatatttaaacacatatatatgaattaaattaatatatacaaaataaacatagTGATAAAATAGATATTTCCGAAATCAACTGTAAATTGGGTTACGAGTACAGACCACTTTATCTAAACATCAggtttataatttaataactAGGCCTTATTCATGCAAGTcataaaatagtaaacaaGGGCACAATATTTgtgaaaatattttatggaGTAGgggtgtaaataaatatagatTTACGAATAAAGCGACAGATTTgctgttttaaattttgattTCAACACACCAAACACTAATCATAATAAAGAATCTTGATGCCAATTTATTtgaaatgttttaaataaatttattaaaccTTGTGGTGTATTGATGTAAGGATCAAAGTTGGAGTAGCTCCATTTTTGATtcgttttttaaaacagtaaatttctatttttaataataaaatgtgatgtttttgtttaccaatatatatattttcaaagTTAGATTCGACTTGtttgaataaatttaagcCATTcttatattgatttaaacattttatcaGTATtgcttaaatttaaaatcgaGTCCAATGGTATGTGAATCTGCTGATATAATTCAATTTTTGATTCCACATAAAGTTTTATCTTTGTTTTTGGTTAAATTCTAGCTATTTAATCTATATTTCtgtacattatttaattttaacgccaaaataaataaatgagCTGTGAAAAAAGGCTAAATCTACATAATCGCCATGGAAGAAGATTTGGAAGTTTTGAGCGGAAGTAATGAAGACGAGGAGCAGATTTGTCCCCTATGTATGGAACTGCTGGACGAGACCGACCGCAACCTGTTCCCCTGCACCTGCGGCTACCAGGTCTGCCTCTGGTGCCTCCACTACATCAGAAACACAATGGGAAACAAGTGCCCGGCCTGTAGGCAGGACTACGAGGAGTCGAACTTCAAGTATAAGACGAAGACGTCCACGTCAACAAGGACACTgcagacgaagaagaagcggGAGTCCAAGGATTCACTATCGAAGGAAGCGCAGAACGACTCCTCCAAAGAGTCGGCCAAGGATGAGCCGAAGGAGCCtaaggacctgaaggaggaccAGGTGGAGTCGCTGAAGGACGTTCGCGTTATCCAGAGGAACCTGGTCTACGTGGTCGGAATACCACTTAAGCTTGCTAAGAAGGAGACGCTGAAGAAGTACGAGTATTTCGGACAGTACGGGAAGATCCAGCACATCGTGGTGAACAAGAGTAACACGTACAGCTCAAACTGGGGAGGCCCCTCGTACACAGCCTACATAACGTACTCTAAAAAGTCGGAGGCGAGCTGCGCGATCCAGGGCATCAACGGACAGCAAATAGACAACAAGTACCTGCGAGCCTCGTACGGGACGACAAAGTACTGCAGCTACTTCCTCAGGGGCATGAAGTGCTTCAACTCGGACTGCTTCTACCTGCACCAGTTTGGAGACGAGAGGGACCGCTACGTCAAGGACTCCTCGAAGTTGCTCTACAACACTGCCACCTTCAACAAGGACCTTAGCaacttcagcagcgtgAACAGGGAGCAGAGCGTGAGCGGCTTCAGCAGGGACCAGCCGACCTCAAGCGTGGCGAGGGAGAGCAGAGACGTGACGGACGGCACCTGGGTCAGCGTCGTCTCAGGCTCGAAGCCGCAGACGCTACACACGGGCTTCACCTCGCACCTGCAGCAGGCCTCGGCGGCAGGCTCCACGGAAAACGCACCGACGAACATAACGGCGAACCTCACGGCCAACATTGCGAGCATTGCTTCCAACCTGACGAATATAACCTCGAACCTTACCTGGAACTCGCACTCGAACGCGGGCGAGGGGGGTCTGTTCAGCCTTCCCATAGCACAGTGCCTGGAGCGATACAACAAGTGCAGCCGCCTCCTGAATCTGAGGAACATCAACTCGGATAAGCTGAGCAGCGTGGACACCGTGAAGAAGTTAATCGAGTGGTCGCACGTTAACCCGAGTCAGGATTTTACGCCAAATGCAAAGGACTCGGCGCCCGGCAAGGACAACGCGGGCAAGGAGACTTCGGAAAGCACGAACGCCGACTCCAGCTCCTGTGACACCAAGGACGTCGACAAGGAGAGCAAGCTTTTCTTCGTCCCGGACGAACTCACCGTCAATGACATCATGAGCAGGATTAGAAGACACACAATGTTGATTGACAACTTGTCAAAGCAGTACTCTAACTTGAATCACACGCCCTCCGCCTCAGTGCCTCACAGCAATTTGAACGGCAACCTCGCGGGCTTCGGCAAGGACGGCGCGGCTCTCGGCTACAACAGGGACTTGTCCGGGTTTAACAACATCGAGAGCTACGCCATCAACGTGCTTCACAACCACGCGCCCACGCAGTCCTTCACGAACAACTTTGCGAACTACAACGTAAACAAGGAGGCCGGCAAGGACCGCGAGAAGGACTCCGCCAAGTCTGACGACGTTGACAAGAAGCTTGAGCTCGAGGCCTTCAAGATCCTGCAGGTTCAGCTTCAGAGAAACGAGCAGTTCGCAAACCACATGAAATTGATCGTGGAGCAGTAGCTTGCGACCcttaatgtatatttgtttttgtttaccTGTCTACGCATACACTAGCCTGTTCACTTACTTTTTACACGTATTGTCACATATCCGGTCAATGCACGTattcttacacattactAGTTACGTTTGTTGGATAGGCATTTCGGTTACTTACTTGACTTGGTGCAAATGTGcctattacacatttacctATTACTCGTATCTGATTAATATGCATTTACCTATTACTCGTATCTGATTAATATGCATGTGATGTGGCTGCTACTACTATGTATTCTGTTTACAGTGTACTGGTTGACTATAGCAAGTTTGAGTGGAGGTGGTGGTACTCCTCCTGGCTGATCGGAGCCAGCCCCTGGAGCTTCCTCTTCGAGTTGAACACGTGGAAGTCGGACTTGAAGTGTTTTCTGTAGAAGCCGTTGTCCTCGAACTCCAAGTTGCAGTTGAGACACCTCCTCTTACTGGCGTGGCTGGGGTCGGCGGAGTCCTCCTTGGCTGCGCCCTCGCCGACGTCGACGTTGTCGACGCACGTTTGGCTGTTTGGGCAGGAGAGGTCCTCCTTGTTTGAGTCGCTGTCTAACTCCACTCCGTCGGACTGACTCAGCTTCAGGCTGTCGACCTTGGTGAGGAGCAGCTCGTCAGACTCCTCGTTATCGGCCCTGTTCTTCGTCCTCACTGGCGTCGACACTGGCGCGTTGCTCGAGTCCTTGATGTTCAATGCGATCAGCTGCAGGGTTCCTGAGGGCTCCAGCCTATTCATTGCGAAGTTTTCGATCTCTCTGAACAGGCTCGGCTGACACAGGAAGAGTATGAACTCCATCTTTTCCTTCGGGTCTTCGGCGTGGCCACTCTCGGAGGCAGGGCCGTTAGACTCTTGCGAGTTGTCGCCCTCTGCTTCACCCTTCTTGCTCTTCTTACTCGGGTAATCAAATCTTATCGGCGTGCACGACGCTGAGCTGTTCCTTGATCCGTTTATTGTATTCTGCTCAATTATGATGTCCTTGTTCTGGAAGAAGTCCATCACCTCCTCGTACTGGTCTAGTCTGAAGTTTATCTGCAGCCGCATCTTGCACCTTGCTATGCTCTCCGGGTACTTCTTTTGCAACAGGTTCACTGCCTTCAACGCCTGCTTTTTGGGCGGCTCGTTCAGCGATACGCTGAAGCCGCTCGACTTGAGTGCGTTTTCCAGCAGCGTCCTCGTCAGCGGCCTTCCTGTGTTTGGGTTAACCGTCAGTTCGTGGAGAATTGACACTATGTCTCTGAACGTTGACTCCAGTATCTGCTTCCTCTCCTCGCTGCTAACTTGAAACTCGCCTGAGCGTCAACATTCTACTGATTCAACTAACCTTTATCCAATATCTGTTTCGTGATCTTGTTTATATCTGTGGTGTTAAATGCTTTCATCAGCTGATTGTTGTTCGCCAGCTTCCCCTTAGAAATGTTCGTGAATATATATGGCGATTGCAGCACTTCCTGTATGTCGGTTTCCACACCTACAAACTCAATGAAACGCGACTTTCAAGGGCATTCACAGGTCAAATAACTTTTAACAATAAAGACTCTTCAATGACTCAATCACTTACCTGATCTCCAGTTTAcaactttgtttttataacaGGCTATTTCGAATCTCTCTCCGTGGACCTTCAGTCTTACTGTGGCCACGTTCGTGAAACGGACCTGGCAAATTGGCTGAAATAGCACACACATCTTAATAAATCATCATCAATAACTTGAGGAATCTCAGAATAAGGACTATAATCTAACCGAATGAGAAAAGGggtattttacacaaaataaCGAATTTAGAAGTAATCTACACACTAAAAGAGACTATTACGATTTATTAAGAAATATACTAAATTACAAATCCATATTCTACTTTATggtacaaaaaataattggTATATTAAGTTATATGaagatattttattttatctatgttGGGTTGAGAGCCGAGACATAaagttattaattatagatttatttatatttcaaaCAGTTcagttaaattttataatacaatttttaacttaaatattttgaaCTACAAGCCACTGTCATTATTTTAGCCATATGTGAGCGTatcaacaacaactactATGAGATAACATCAATCAATACAAgtatcattttaatttcttaaACTATGGacaatttaaatgatataacTGATGATTTGTTATGCTTGCCAGGTTTCCTGAGGAGAAACCTTCTGTTAATCAGAGatttagatttaaaatcgtCATCCCTCTTTCATGAAGCCAATAAACTATCAGCTTCGGTGTTTGGAACCGAACACGACATGTATCTAAAGACAAATTCCTCTATCGACAAGTTATCCACAATCTCAGCCCCTTCCACTGCATCCCTTAATTCCTCTATTAAGCAGGACCCACCCTCAGGCAAACAAGAATCTGCCTCGAAGAAGGATGAGAGCCCAGAAACTAAGACAAAAGCATCGAAGAATAAGCACGAGGCAGAAAAGCCGGAAAAACACACTGGCGGTAAAGGAGGATCGAGTAAAAGAAAAATCAGTAGGGACTCAACGTCTACTGACGACTCAGAAAACCTGTTTTTTGAACACACAAAACAGTTTGATGAGATTCAGAACCTGAGAATGCAGGGAATATATGTTCTGCAGGAAAAAATAGACGTTAACACACAGATAACCACCATGCTCAAGTACGAATACGAGAACCTGAAGTCGAAGTTTGATTCAATATACGCGGAAATGGACCTGAAGGGGCAAATACCTCACGAGCTGAAGATGTACATCGCATCGAACAAGAAGAGGTTCTTCCCCCTGGGACCTCTGGACGACAATGACCCGGAATCTGTCAAAAAGCCAGAGGAGAGGTCCTTGGCACACAACCAGATGGATATCGCCACAATGTTCAGGAACGTAGTGAACAATCAGAACGCTATCAAGGAAGAAGGGAAGGTGGCCGCCGAACAAGATCCGAATGAAGGGAAGGAACAGTACACGGAGCACGGAAGCAAATTGGTGAATAGAAAAATCTCCTAAAAATACCCTCTAAATTGATTTGCCTACACGCCTTATGAatagttatatttattgcttatatttatcaatttaagGGTTTATTGTGTagttaatgtgtaagtcGAGATGAGGTTTGCACCTACCAATTATATATGACCTGAATAGTGGTTATTTGTAGcatatttaacaatttttatCCAAAAAATGcttaaaacaattatttaaacaaaattgatAATGGAAggattaatttttaaataaatgaagaATGTTCTCaagaatatttaaatgtgtatcatTACCGggaaataattttatacaactggttaataatacacaaataagTCATATAATAAGTAACAAAGGCATTAGATTTCATGGTATACTTAAAAATGTTGATAAATTAAGTTTATTAGTCAATAAGTATGAAGGTGTGGACAATTTGTCATCTTCAAAGAAATTAGTCACATTAAGACTAGTATATtcaagtttaaataataagtataataataaaaatggactATTAACCAATAAAGAGAGGAAATCAGACTATTAttattccattttaaatgatataTTGGCATCATTGAATAGGAGTAAGGGTAAGTTTATGAAACAAACACATATTTGatttagatttaaattttaaaataaaggagtCATTAGTATCAGTGCTTATCAGTATCGCAAAAGTTAGCAACAACGTAGAGAtaaaaggtaaaataaatgagttTATACAAGGCTTGATTTTATCATCAAGTGAACAGGAAATTGTAAAGCTATTAAAGCAgtgtataaaaagtaaatacaaagtaaaaagtaCAAAACTGATATATAGAATAAGAGActcaaaaaatatagagTCAGAAGTTTGTTTTAACCTGTATTGGTGTCTAAGTACACTGGGCGCAGAGTTTAGTAAGTTGACTGGGCTGTTAGAAAAGATAATTTCACACGTCGAAAGCACAAGCATAGTAAACAATCTTAAGCTATTGAACTCACTACACAGCTTATTCTGTAAAGTGAACCCAGAAGGAGTTAAAAACAACGTAATACTGTCAAGTCACAAGAACAGTAACGAGGAGGCCAGTACCATGGTAAATCAGCAGTCGCTACTGGACAAGATAAACATATATCGCAGCAGCAATTGTGGTCACTATGATCACGAATTAAGTAAAGACGGTGAACAGAAATTGTTAAATGAGACAATAGAGTACGTGAAAAGATGCTTGTTGAGTAAAACAGAAGTAAGCACACTGTTGTTAATATTGAAAATACTCCTTAGGAATTTGATAACTCCAGGGCCAtcatcaattttatatactatATAACCTCCACGATCAACAATTTCACAATATGTAACTATACTCAGCTGTTGGAAAGGATGCTAAGGATAATAAGTGGTGAgaaatacataaataatttgaGCTAGATAGGAGTGGCGTTGCCATCGAGGGACTGATACAGCTGGTTTGGTCGCTTCAGAACAACAATGTTTACACACCTAAGTTATTACAAATGCTGATTTCAGAGGTACGGCATAATTGAATACCGCGTATACATGTCCCTTTATGAGAGCactatttaaaaattaagttgATTTGTACACATATCTTTAGTTCGATGACATGTTGGAGGCGTCGATTGGCACGGGAGACGACGGTAAAGGATTTAGAAGACTAAACACAAGACAGATATCGCTATTCTTGTACAATTTGGCGTACTTTAACATGTTGAATGCTGATTTATCAATGAAATCACTGAGTTATCTAAAGGATTACGCCAGTAAACACACCAACAGGAATGTGAGTGAGGACGTACTAAATCAAGTAAACATACTGTGGGCAATATGCATATCAAATGTAAACAGCCTCAAGGGAATCTACAAAGACGTAGTTcaatgtttaaatacaataaattgGGATTTGTTCGCAATAAAATCTGAGTTTGAAGACCTTAGGAAGGTGCGATTTAGATAGTTGAATCTAGTATTGTGGAATTGAATTACACAAACTGTTTGTAAGcaataatgaataatataaatcagGTAATGCAAATAACAGCACTATTGAAGTTGGAAAACGGCCTAAGTGATTTAAACATCCCTGACAGTGTAGTTAAAATGGTTGAAACGAGTGGAAACACGAGTGTGGACTACAGAGTTACCTCGGTTACTCAGGATAAGGTTAGAAGAGTGTTGCAATCAAAGGGGCTCGATTTTAAGTGCgaatatgaaataaattcaCAAATATCAGTTGATTTCATTGTGTTTCCACCCAAAGATATTGGTATGAACGTACAAAATGCACACAAACACAGCTTGAACGGCAGTACTTGTGTCACTTGCAGTAGTGAACATGAACGTCCTAAAGGACTAGTAATTGAAATTGATGGACCATTTCACTACAATTTGTTACTGTAAGTTGCATTAACCAgattgtatttatatgcTTAGTAATTTATTTCCTTGACGCTCCTAGGCACATTCCTACACTCATTTTCACCCATACACACATGCGTTAACACACACACTCTTACTCATCTTTAGGGACCCTGGATCAAGTGGAGTATGTTACAAGGGGGATGAAATAGCTTTTGGAAACTTGAAGCTGACACAGAATGGGAAAACAATATACAGAAACGAGTTTGAATTACCAATATGCCTATGTATTAGTTAGTTGTTTCAATAGTCTAACAACTGTACTTTGTTAGGCACCCATACTCTTTTACTGTGTAATAAGTGTGATTTGCAGGATTCTCAAGAGACTGGGATACAGCATTGTTTCAATTCCCTGGTTCGTTGGATATCAAAAGTCATTCTATCACACCATTGAAGACATATTGAATCGACACCTTGTTTTCTAATGTTTTGCAATTTTGCAATCACACCTCCTACTCACTCATTTATAGACACTTACACTCACATATGTTCACTCACTAACTATCTCTCTCTcacttatacacatatactcTAGCACACACACTTATACACACGTATACTCTAACATACACATCtacaaacatacacatctaCAAACATACAAATCTACAAACACTCAGACctacacacatacaaacacatatactctaacatatacacacgtacaaacacacatatatgttGACGCTGATGATCACATGGACACATTATTTGTATACTGGagttattgatttaaaaaaacattaCATCGTTAAATGTACGTTATGTTGTAAAACGGTATTTTGTTGATGTACCTCAGTACTAAGCCGTTGTCACACCAGATAAACTTACTGAAGTCTTCCATAAGTATGTACCCTATGTGACGATTAACAATGTCAGTTGAACAACTAACCGTTCTTGTTAAGCTGAATTGCGTATTGGTCCAGCGTTAAGTTGAAGTTGTGGTTCAGGTTGTCCATGAAGTACTTGTACACGAACCTTGAGACCTCATTCTTCCTCACGTTTGCAGAGTACTCGGAGAACACCAAAAACTGCCTATCTCCCACTCTGCTCTCCACCTTGGGGAATATTCCATATATCTCGCACTAAGACGGGAATTTAACTCGTAAACTCACTCCATGGCTAATGCTTATTTCCTAAAACAATCTTAGTAACAGTAATCGACAATCAGCATTAAGTAGTTAATCTGTGTGTACTTACAATCAGTAGTTGCGGGTTGTAATTTCCGTGtaatatttcaaaaaacAACTTTTCGTTCAACTCTTCACTCTTGTCCCataatatgttaaaatacgCCCACACTGTCCATATGATTATTCCTGTTAAAATTAGTCAGTTATTAATTCATAGTCGCTCTAATATCATTAAACTTACTGTTCTTCACTGGGTCATTGCGATACAATTCGTACAAATACTTTATGTAGTAATCTCCAATCTATATCAACCGCAAATCACCAACAACTCTCATTTACACTTACATTCTGTATTAGTATGTTCTTCACCTTGTTCTGATTAGTGTGATCAATGTTATGCAGATCTATCACTtcctaattttaatttatttacttgcttatttacttattaatCGATTCATtcattcatatatttaGTTACTTATTAACCGATTcatttattcatatatttagTTACTTATTAATCGATTCATTCACTTTTTCATTTCTTTTGTTATATACCAGAATCCTAGTTTTAAATACTTTACTATCAACATACCCATTCGAGTGACTTGCACATGTTCTCTACTGATGACTGGTCTGTGCTGTGGTAGAACTTTGTATTCTCCGGCagtgtttttaaatactcTTTCATCATCTCTGTTATTACGCTTTCTGACAACTTCTCTGTTGTTTCAAACATGTTTAGTAGCACTTCAACAAGCATTCCCAAGTCACCACCTAGAAACAtgtgtttacttttattttaaatccttttatctatttatgAGCTTTGTTTACTCTAGATCACACCGTCTCATTCCCATATTTCTGTACGACATTGTACCTACCTGGGCAGTAATACGACTTGTGGCTACTTCTTCCATCCATCGTTGAAAAATGCTGTTCTGCGATGTAGACAAAGTCCTTCGGTGGCAGATACTTAAAGGCTTGTATTACTTCTGCGTCCGCCTTTTCTTTTACTCCGTGCGTTCTCACCTTTATCTTTGACGGCCGACTATGTTTTACTGTTAAATATCCTCTCTGACT from Theileria orientalis strain Shintoku DNA, chromosome 1, complete genome encodes the following:
- a CDS encoding uncharacterized protein (zinc finger, RING-type domain containing protein); translated protein: MEEDLEVLSGSNEDEEQICPLCMELLDETDRNLFPCTCGYQVCLWCLHYIRNTMGNKCPACRQDYEESNFKYKTKTSTSTRTLQTKKKRESKDSLSKEAQNDSSKESAKDEPKEPKDLKEDQVESLKDVRVIQRNLVYVVGIPLKLAKKETLKKYEYFGQYGKIQHIVVNKSNTYSSNWGGPSYTAYITYSKKSEASCAIQGINGQQIDNKYLRASYGTTKYCSYFLRGMKCFNSDCFYLHQFGDERDRYASAAGSTENAPTNITANLTANIASIASNLTNITSNLTWNSHSNAGEGGLFSLPIAQCLERYNKCSRLLNLRNINSDKLSSVDTVKKLIEWSHVNPSQDFTPNAKDSAPGKDNAGKETSESTNADSSSCDTKDVDKESKLFFVPDELTVNDIMSRIRRHTMLIDNLSKQYSNLNHTPSASVPHSNLNGNLAGFGKDGAALGYNRDLSGFNNIESYAINVLHNHAPTQSFTNNFANYNVNKEAGKDREKDSAKSDDVDKKLELEAFKILQVQLQRNEQFANHMKLIVEQ
- a CDS encoding uncharacterized protein (RAP domain containing protein), which encodes MFSRIFKCVSLPGNNFIQLVNNTQISHIISNKGIRFHGILKNVDKLSLLVNKYEGVDNLSSSKKLVTLRLVYSSLNNKYNNKNGLLTNKERKSDYYYSILNDILASLNRSKDLNFKIKESLVSVLISIAKVSNNVEIKGKINEFIQGLILSSSEQEIVKLLKQCIKSKYKVKSTKLIYRIRDSKNIESEVCFNLYWCLSTLGAEFSKLTGLLEKIISHVESTSIVNNLKLLNSLHSLFCKVNPEGVKNNVILSSHKNSNEEASTMVNQQSLLDKINIYRSSNCGHYDHELSKDGEQKLLNETIEYVKRCLLSKTEEFDNSRAIINFIYYITSTINNFTICNYTQLLERMLRIISDRSGVAIEGLIQLVWSLQNNNVYTPKLLQMLISEFDDMLEASIGTGDDGKGFRRLNTRQISLFLYNLAYFNMLNADLSMKSLSYLKDYASKHTNRNVSEDVLNQVNILWAICISNVNSLKGIYKDVVQCLNTINWDLFAIKSEFEDLRKVMQITALLKLENGLSDLNIPDSVVKMVETSGNTSVDYRVTSVTQDKVRRVLQSKGLDFKCEYEINSQISVDFIVFPPKDIGMNVQNAHKHSLNGRLVIEIDGPFHYNLLLDPGSSGVCYKGDEIAFGNLKLTQNGKTIYRNEILKRLGYSIVSIPWFVGYQKSFYHTIEDILNRHLVF
- a CDS encoding uncharacterized protein (Shwachman-Bodian-Diamond syndrome proteins family protein); the protein is MCVLFQPICQVRFTNVATVRLKVHGERFEIACYKNKVVNWRSGVETDIQEVLQSPYIFTNISKGKLANNNQLMKAFNTTDINKITKQILDKGEFQVSSEERKQILESTFRDIVSILHELTVNPNTGRPLTRTLLENALKSSGFSVSLNEPPKKQALKAVNLLQKKYPESIARCKMRLQINFRLDQYEEVMDFFQNKDIIIEQNTINGSRNSSASCTPIRFDYPSKKSKKGEAEGDNSQESNGPASESGHAEDPKEKMEFILFLCQPSLFREIENFAMNRLEPSGTLQLIALNIKDSSNAPVSTPVRTKNRADNEESDELLLTKVDSLKLSQSDGVELDSDSNKEDLSCPNSQTCVDNVDVGEGAAKEDSADPSHASKRRCLNCNLEFEDNGFYRKHFKSDFHVFNSKRKLQGLAPISQEEYHHLHSNLL
- a CDS encoding uncharacterized protein (zinc finger, ZPR1-type domain containing protein), with the protein product MDLKSDNKSMYTSESASDVLELGTDQAEIESACISCGGKGITRMLLTKIPHFNDIVVMSFECKECPYKDNEIQNAASLRDYGVKFQIKVNNLRGLNNQIVISNTSSIKLTDIDFEIPKIDRKGIITTLEGLIVNVTNNLDEHIRSVCEELVRNDHLKVELSTGELKPASEYIGQLTQIKDKLLQYSQGQEEFNIEIDDPSGNSYIEENENVKVVTSKYTRTNQQLKEMGYLYNEQQLDKEESQAEAEVNKRREWDLNKSLEDEDVEKENLCLTVDCPNCGKQGINQICQVVVPGFGNCIIMSFICEFCGSKTNELKPGGGYKDHGKLWKLRVETDRDLNRDVIISETASIRIEQLDFEMTPGTIGSVFTSVEGIIKKIVESLESSYPFLIGDSVSNTNTEIKERIEELNALTEGCKFTLLLDDPTDNSFISSLNTVSETEVDELGDSKEGGVKEISQNMRKEMQVDSNLSYVIYERTHEQNEELGLNDINTEDY